The following are from one region of the Phycisphaerae bacterium genome:
- a CDS encoding serine protein kinase: MPGKNSVYELVDKRLDPQGFREEHWEGTFDEYIDIVMRNPKVARNAFQRIYDMINHFGVERRTKFRREFVKYNFFNDPIDHGDDGIFGLERSLMHLVDFFKSAAQGYGTERRILLLHGPVGSAKSTICRLLKKGIEYYSRLDEGKMYTFAWKLPRGDGEYDIVPCPMHEEPLKLIPMSARREVLAMLNENLPPEQQISVDGDLDPFCRRTFEDLLKRYDGNWRKVMDHVIVKRFLISEKDRRGIGTFQPKDEKNQDSTELTGDINFRKIAEYGSDSDPRAFNFDGELNIANRGMIEFIEALKLDVAFLYDLLGASQEHMIKPKKFAQTHIDEVIIGHTNEPEYKKLQSNELMEAFRDRTIKIDVPYNVVLDDEIKIYEKDFNKERVRGMHIAPHTVEVAAMWAVLTRLEEPKKAGLTRLQKLKLYNGKSIPGFTEDSVRELMEEAPREGMQGISPRYIQDKISNALVSDQGIKEKGINPFMVMNELEGGLSHHSLISDEDLKKEYKELLNVVREEYEDILKSEVQRAISADEDAIRRLASNYIENVRAYTQREKVRNKYTGRDEDPDERLMRSIEEKIDIPDSRKDDFRQEIMNYIGALSLDGKKFDYNTNARLHKALELKLFEDQRDTIKLKNVVSGVVDDETQAKIDVVKQRLIKYFGYNEQSATDVLNYVASIFARGDAKSED; the protein is encoded by the coding sequence ATGCCCGGCAAGAATTCGGTTTACGAACTGGTGGATAAGCGACTGGATCCGCAAGGCTTTCGAGAGGAACACTGGGAGGGCACATTCGACGAGTACATCGACATCGTCATGCGGAATCCCAAGGTCGCCCGCAACGCCTTTCAGCGGATTTATGACATGATCAATCACTTCGGCGTCGAACGAAGGACGAAGTTCCGCCGAGAGTTCGTGAAGTACAACTTCTTCAATGATCCGATCGATCACGGCGATGACGGCATCTTCGGCCTCGAGCGGTCTTTGATGCACCTCGTCGACTTCTTCAAGTCCGCGGCGCAAGGGTATGGAACCGAGCGGCGCATTCTGCTGCTGCACGGCCCGGTTGGCTCGGCAAAATCCACGATCTGCCGCCTGCTCAAGAAGGGCATTGAATACTACTCCCGGCTCGACGAAGGCAAGATGTACACCTTCGCATGGAAACTGCCGCGGGGAGATGGCGAATACGATATCGTCCCCTGCCCCATGCACGAGGAGCCGCTCAAGCTGATCCCCATGTCGGCGCGACGCGAAGTGCTCGCCATGCTCAACGAGAATCTACCGCCTGAACAGCAGATCAGCGTCGACGGTGATCTCGATCCGTTCTGCCGCAGGACGTTCGAAGACCTCCTTAAGCGATACGACGGAAACTGGCGCAAGGTGATGGATCATGTCATCGTCAAGCGATTTCTGATCAGCGAAAAGGATCGCCGCGGAATCGGCACCTTCCAGCCCAAAGATGAAAAGAACCAAGACTCGACGGAACTGACCGGCGACATCAACTTCCGAAAAATTGCGGAGTATGGCTCGGATTCAGACCCCCGCGCGTTCAATTTCGACGGCGAGTTGAACATCGCCAATCGAGGCATGATCGAATTCATCGAAGCGCTGAAGCTGGATGTCGCATTTCTCTACGACCTGCTTGGCGCGTCGCAGGAGCACATGATCAAGCCGAAGAAGTTCGCCCAGACCCACATCGACGAAGTCATCATCGGGCACACAAACGAGCCGGAGTACAAGAAGCTCCAGAGCAACGAATTGATGGAGGCTTTTCGCGATCGCACGATCAAGATCGATGTCCCCTACAATGTTGTCCTCGATGATGAAATCAAGATATATGAGAAGGACTTCAACAAGGAGCGCGTCCGCGGCATGCACATCGCTCCTCATACCGTCGAAGTCGCCGCGATGTGGGCAGTGCTGACGCGACTCGAAGAGCCGAAAAAGGCCGGCCTCACTCGCTTGCAGAAACTGAAGCTGTACAACGGCAAGAGCATTCCTGGCTTTACTGAAGACAGCGTTCGAGAACTGATGGAGGAAGCGCCACGCGAAGGGATGCAGGGCATCAGCCCACGATACATCCAGGACAAGATCTCAAACGCACTCGTCAGTGATCAAGGCATCAAGGAGAAGGGTATCAACCCGTTCATGGTGATGAATGAACTCGAAGGCGGACTATCCCATCACTCGCTGATCAGCGACGAGGACCTGAAGAAGGAATACAAGGAACTGCTCAACGTCGTTCGCGAGGAGTATGAGGACATCCTCAAGTCCGAAGTGCAGCGAGCGATCAGCGCCGACGAAGACGCGATCCGCAGGCTTGCGTCGAACTACATCGAAAACGTTCGCGCCTACACCCAGCGAGAAAAGGTTCGCAACAAGTACACCGGTCGCGATGAGGATCCGGATGAACGGCTGATGCGATCAATCGAAGAGAAGATAGACATCCCCGACAGCCGAAAGGACGACTTCCGGCAGGAGATCATGAATTACATCGGGGCCTTGTCTCTCGATGGCAAGAAGTTTGACTACAACACCAACGCCCGGCTGCATAAGGCGCTCGAGTTGAAGCTCTTCGAAGATCAACGCGACACGATCAAGCTGAAGAATGTCGTAAGCGGCGTCGTCGATGACGAAACCCAAGCCAAGATCGACGTGGTGAAGCAGCGGTTGATCAAGTACTTCGGCTACAACGAGCAAAGCGCGACAGACGTGCTGAACTATGTGGCGAGCATCTTCGCCCGAGGCGATGCCAAGAGCGAGGACTAG
- a CDS encoding DUF2723 domain-containing protein — protein sequence MSDSQNISAPGPKARTASAAPHFDSSLPLTTAAFIAGAILYGLTCAPGLLWQDSAMFQHRVWFADHLGDSGLPLAHPLYIWLAKTFTLLIPFGDFAWRVNLFSAFVGAASLAVMMHLLINLTRSITVGVIGTIALAVSHTFWTHSVIAEVYNLYALGLLLELWFVQRFLVTNRACWLYSAIFVNGLSVSNHLLALLHAPAYVVLIVSALRSRELSPRQLVPAVVAFVIGSLPYTLLIMDDLATGRGALLVLKESLVGPPDRSQRVLATTFSLARQIVRSVQYFVMNFPTPLLALAPIGFWNLWRRAGNRRFGVFATLIFVVDFVFAFRYLVPDQFVFFTPCYVITALAIASGSIALARGERLNRDDRAEVTAYSDVTFKPAIRFMLTAFALMPVAIYVLAPFALDRFKIDIGAKRDIPYRDTLRYFIQPWKNGETSATRFAEAAFAIAQPDGLIYADTTIKNVLVYYRDIVGRYPGVTLTTGHDTIPLPPVIDRTPEAVEPFVLAGKAFVCSDLPDYVPLWMRERFRLIPSGILFRIVPREQP from the coding sequence ATGTCTGACTCACAAAATATCTCCGCGCCCGGCCCGAAGGCACGCACGGCGTCCGCCGCGCCGCATTTTGATTCATCACTTCCACTCACCACGGCCGCTTTCATCGCCGGCGCGATTCTCTACGGTCTGACCTGCGCGCCCGGACTGCTCTGGCAGGACAGCGCGATGTTTCAACACCGCGTCTGGTTTGCCGACCACCTCGGCGACAGCGGCTTGCCGCTTGCCCACCCGCTTTATATCTGGCTCGCGAAGACTTTCACTCTGCTGATACCGTTTGGCGACTTTGCGTGGAGAGTCAATCTTTTCTCAGCATTTGTGGGCGCCGCCTCGCTGGCGGTCATGATGCATCTATTGATCAACCTCACACGATCAATCACCGTCGGCGTGATCGGGACGATCGCATTGGCCGTCAGCCACACATTCTGGACCCATAGCGTCATTGCGGAAGTGTACAACCTGTACGCCCTGGGCCTCTTGCTTGAACTATGGTTCGTGCAACGCTTCCTTGTCACGAATCGCGCGTGCTGGCTCTATTCCGCGATATTCGTCAACGGCCTGAGTGTCTCCAACCATCTGCTCGCGCTGCTCCACGCCCCGGCATATGTCGTCCTGATCGTCTCCGCCCTCCGATCGCGAGAACTGTCGCCCCGCCAGCTCGTGCCGGCTGTCGTGGCTTTTGTGATCGGTTCGCTACCTTATACATTGTTAATCATGGACGATTTGGCGACCGGCCGCGGCGCGCTACTGGTACTGAAGGAATCGCTCGTAGGCCCACCCGATCGTTCGCAGCGAGTTCTCGCCACGACATTTTCCCTGGCGAGGCAGATTGTGCGATCTGTCCAGTATTTTGTAATGAATTTCCCGACTCCGCTTCTCGCACTCGCGCCCATTGGATTCTGGAACCTGTGGCGCCGTGCGGGCAATCGCCGGTTCGGAGTATTCGCCACCCTCATCTTCGTTGTCGATTTTGTCTTCGCGTTCCGATATCTGGTGCCGGACCAGTTCGTTTTCTTCACACCCTGCTACGTCATTACCGCACTGGCGATTGCATCGGGGTCGATTGCCCTCGCCAGAGGTGAAAGACTGAATCGGGACGATCGTGCCGAAGTCACGGCATATTCCGATGTCACATTCAAACCCGCAATTCGTTTCATGTTGACCGCGTTCGCATTGATGCCGGTCGCGATCTACGTGCTGGCACCGTTCGCACTTGATCGGTTCAAGATCGACATTGGTGCGAAGCGCGACATCCCCTACCGCGACACGCTTCGGTATTTCATACAACCCTGGAAGAACGGCGAGACCAGCGCGACTCGTTTTGCCGAAGCCGCGTTCGCGATTGCCCAACCCGACGGCCTGATTTACGCCGACACGACCATCAAGAACGTTCTCGTTTACTACCGGGACATCGTCGGCCGTTACCCGGGCGTGACCCTGACAACAGGTCACGACACGATTCCGCTTCCGCCCGTCATCGACCGGACACCCGAAGCAGTCGAACCGTTCGTCCTTGCCGGCAAAGCCTTTGTCTGCTCCGACCTGCCGGACTACGTTCCGCTCTGGATGCGGGAACGATTCAGACTGATTCCCAGCGGGATCCTCTTCCGAATCGTTCCCCGCGAGCAACCCTGA
- a CDS encoding acyl carrier protein has protein sequence MEHASKFRSIVAAILQVPESAITDDLTPERVDTWDSLNHINLIGALEQEFGITLATENLERTQSIPVLRALLAQHGVNV, from the coding sequence ATGGAACACGCATCAAAATTTCGATCTATCGTCGCCGCGATTCTTCAGGTTCCCGAGAGTGCCATCACCGACGACCTCACCCCCGAACGTGTGGACACGTGGGATTCATTGAACCACATCAACCTGATCGGCGCGCTCGAGCAGGAATTCGGCATCACTTTGGCAACCGAGAATCTCGAACGAACCCAATCGATACCTGTGCTCCGAGCCCTGCTCGCACAACACGGCGTGAATGTCTGA